GCATGTTCTGGCGTTGCTACTGATTTTCCTGTGGGCTCCTTTCTTTTCAATAGATTAATTGAAGCTTCAGACCGCCCCGAAGTCATCCCGCAACTATGACATATAGGCGCGCACACCACTCGTCATAATTCAGTAACCGCCCCGAAAGACGTAAGGCTGTCCCTGCCCGCCCTGTGAGGTAAATAAATACTTGACAAGTAGTACTGTGTATCATACAGTGTGTTCCACATACCATATGACAAACAGTCGCAATGACGATCCCAATACGGACCTCTATGAAAACCTTCGACTTGAGCTGCGGCGTGGGTGCCTGGTGATAGCCGTGCTGGCACAGCTCAAGACAGAACGCTACGGATATACGCTGCGCAAAGCACTGGCCGATGATGGCCTGGCTATTGATGAGAGCACACTTTATCCCTTGCTCCGGCGGCTGGAAAGTCAAGGCCTGCTTGTCAGTCAATGGCGTGAGGAAGAGAAACGCAATAAACGCTTTTATCGGCTGTCGCCGGACGGCAAGCGAATTCTCAAGCAATTGCTCGAAGAGTGGCGAAACATTAACACGTCTCTAGAACAAATTTTACGGGAGAAATAATTTTATGGGACTCAGCACAACAACATTGTCATACGCTCCACCCGCACAAACTAAAGGGTTGGAGCTAAGCGCAAGAAAGACTGCCCGAGGCAACCTCGCGATCGATTATTTGCGTGCTTTCATCACCGTACTGGTACTGGCACATCACGCTGTCCTCGCCTATCACCCTTTTGCTCCTGCACCACCGAAGTCCCTGCTTGCCCAGCCTCGGTTGTGGGGAGCTTTTCCTGTAGTCGATATTCAACGCTGGAGTCCCTTCGGCCTGTTGGTCTCGTTTAACGACATCTTTTTCATGGCGTTGATGTTCTTCCTCTCCGGGCTATTCGTTTGGCAGAGCTTACAACGCAAAGGGAGCGGGGGGTTCTTGGGTAACCGTGCCAGGAGGCTTGGCATTCCGTTTGTAGTAGCGGGAGCATTACTGGCGCCTCTGGCCTACTACCCAACTTATCTTCAAACAGGCGCCACGGGTATTTCTGGTTTTTGGCAGCAATGGCGTTCGCTGGGCAACTGGCCAGTTGGTCCGGAATGGTTTATTTGGGTCTTGCTCGCGTTCGATTGCATTGCCGCTCTATTGTTCGCGCTGATGCCTCAATGGGGTGAGGCGCTTAGCCGCTTTTCATCGAACGCATCGCGCCGTCCGTTCACTTTCTTTGGATACTTGATCATTGCATCGGCAATCGCATACATCCCCATGGAACTCATCTTCAACGCTTTCGCATGGGCCAGCTTCGGGCCATTCTTCTTTCAGACCAGCCGCCTGCTTCACTATGCAGTTTATTTTCTTGCGGGCATCAGTGTCGGCGCCTGGGGGATTGAGCGCGGCTTGCTGGCGCCGGATGGAAATCTGGCACGACGCTGGTTGCGCTGGATTCCTGCATCGCTTCTAACTTTTATAGCCGCAGGTGTTCTTTTCGTTGTGACTTTCACGGCGCATAGTGCGCCACGATTCTGGGAGGTGCTCTCAGATTTCGCATTCGTAGCCTGTTGTGCTGCAACCTCGTTCGCTTTTCTCGCTCTCTTCCTGCGTTTTGTTGTAAAGCCAAACAGAATATTCGACAGCCTGTCAGCCAACGCTTACGGAATGTATTTGATCCACTACGTATTCGTGAGCTGGTTGCAATATGCATTTTTGCAGGCACATCTGCCTGCCGTAGCAAAAGGATCGATTGTGTTTTTCGGCACGCTGGTATT
Above is a genomic segment from Terriglobales bacterium containing:
- a CDS encoding PadR family transcriptional regulator; this encodes MTNSRNDDPNTDLYENLRLELRRGCLVIAVLAQLKTERYGYTLRKALADDGLAIDESTLYPLLRRLESQGLLVSQWREEEKRNKRFYRLSPDGKRILKQLLEEWRNINTSLEQILREK
- a CDS encoding acyltransferase produces the protein MGLSTTTLSYAPPAQTKGLELSARKTARGNLAIDYLRAFITVLVLAHHAVLAYHPFAPAPPKSLLAQPRLWGAFPVVDIQRWSPFGLLVSFNDIFFMALMFFLSGLFVWQSLQRKGSGGFLGNRARRLGIPFVVAGALLAPLAYYPTYLQTGATGISGFWQQWRSLGNWPVGPEWFIWVLLAFDCIAALLFALMPQWGEALSRFSSNASRRPFTFFGYLIIASAIAYIPMELIFNAFAWASFGPFFFQTSRLLHYAVYFLAGISVGAWGIERGLLAPDGNLARRWLRWIPASLLTFIAAGVLFVVTFTAHSAPRFWEVLSDFAFVACCAATSFAFLALFLRFVVKPNRIFDSLSANAYGMYLIHYVFVSWLQYAFLQAHLPAVAKGSIVFFGTLVLSWTVIAAIRRIPVVARTI